A stretch of the Halomonas sp. BDJS001 genome encodes the following:
- a CDS encoding YihY/virulence factor BrkB family protein, with the protein MGKLPRGRRAQVPGDIPQRGWHDIIWRVVRAARRNRLTMLAAGVAFYALLALFPTIAAVISLWGLLFDPYEAGQQLYEISRFMPPDAAELIDKQAQQVVESAESGSFLGALAGLLIAMFIASKGVAVLVVGLNVVYGETEKRSLIHRTVVLVALTFGLIFMTLISLAFIAIVPVVVNSLAIDPPLNQILQWLRWPALLVVMSMLIALLYRYAPYRRSVQWSWLSYGTLLATGMWLLGSGGLSLYVRYFSTFSELYGSLGAVVALMLWFWLSAFVVLFGAEVNCEMERQTFNDTTIGEARPLGEREAFAADTIGAPRPWRDIEESNDT; encoded by the coding sequence ATGGGTAAACTCCCCCGTGGCCGCCGCGCGCAGGTACCTGGCGATATTCCTCAGCGGGGGTGGCACGACATTATCTGGCGGGTAGTGCGCGCCGCGCGTCGTAACCGCCTGACCATGCTGGCGGCTGGGGTGGCTTTTTACGCCTTGCTGGCGCTGTTTCCTACTATCGCGGCGGTCATTTCCCTCTGGGGGCTACTGTTTGACCCCTATGAAGCTGGCCAGCAGCTGTATGAAATCAGTCGTTTTATGCCGCCGGATGCTGCCGAGTTAATCGATAAGCAGGCCCAGCAGGTAGTTGAAAGTGCGGAGTCAGGTAGCTTTCTGGGGGCTCTAGCCGGGTTGCTGATTGCGATGTTTATCGCTTCCAAAGGGGTAGCAGTGCTGGTTGTTGGCCTTAATGTGGTATACGGCGAAACCGAAAAACGCAGCCTGATACACCGCACTGTGGTATTGGTCGCGCTGACTTTTGGCTTGATTTTTATGACGCTGATCTCGCTAGCGTTTATCGCCATCGTACCGGTGGTAGTCAACTCCCTGGCGATTGATCCGCCGCTGAATCAGATTTTGCAGTGGCTGCGCTGGCCTGCACTGTTGGTTGTAATGAGTATGCTAATAGCGCTGCTCTACCGCTATGCGCCTTATCGACGTTCGGTCCAGTGGAGCTGGTTGAGTTACGGCACTCTGCTGGCAACGGGGATGTGGCTGTTAGGTTCCGGCGGCCTTTCGCTCTACGTTCGCTACTTTTCTACCTTTAGCGAGCTATACGGCTCACTGGGGGCGGTGGTAGCGCTGATGCTCTGGTTCTGGCTGTCTGCCTTTGTGGTGCTGTTTGGTGCAGAGGTCAACTGTGAGATGGAGCGCCAAACCTTCAACGACACCACCATTGGCGAGGCGCGTCCGTTAGGGGAACGCGAGGCGTTTGCCGCGGACACCATTGGCGCCCCCCGGCCGTGGAGGGATATTGAGGAGAGTAACGATACTTGA
- a CDS encoding PhoH family protein: MVRLDKKATRLYVLDTNVLIHDPTALYHFDEHDVVIPMTVLEELDKHKNGVREIARTARQISRTLSDLTSQVTFDEIQRGIPIPRLSGDTGRLHFLCYNDLKLFDALDDSPDNRILAETCRLREERPDASVILITKDINLRVKAAALKVPVEDYLNDRAFSDSDAMIEGAQVYASAGQHGASLWEALNVDVTVERLDHHTFYQLTGTMPRHWHVGMLVSDSENGAEFEAIVRELGPSSARLQLLTNYRHHAGVWGVHAHDSRQNFTLNLLMDPDIDLVTIAGNAGTGKTFMTLAAAFQQTLDAKLFERIVFTRAPIPMGEDIGFLPGTEEEKMSPWMGAFHDNMDNLLRNEEGETSWDNGATRQLIGSRVQIRSPSFMRGRTLNDTFLIIDEAQNFTPKQLKSLVTRAGRNTKIVCLGNVGQIDTPYLTANTCGMAAVVERFRDWPHAGHITLKSVERSRLALAAEELL, from the coding sequence ATGGTACGACTCGATAAGAAAGCCACTCGGCTGTATGTGTTGGACACCAATGTCCTCATTCATGACCCCACCGCGCTCTACCACTTCGATGAGCACGACGTTGTTATCCCCATGACCGTCCTGGAGGAACTTGATAAGCACAAAAATGGTGTACGTGAAATTGCCCGCACGGCTCGCCAAATCAGCCGTACGCTCTCTGACCTTACCAGCCAAGTCACCTTTGATGAGATCCAACGCGGTATTCCGATTCCCCGACTCAGCGGCGACACAGGACGCCTGCACTTTTTATGCTACAACGATTTAAAGCTCTTTGACGCCCTCGACGATAGCCCCGATAACCGCATACTGGCGGAGACCTGCCGCCTTCGCGAAGAACGCCCCGACGCCTCGGTCATTCTGATCACCAAAGACATCAACCTCCGCGTTAAAGCCGCCGCGCTGAAAGTGCCCGTTGAAGATTACCTCAACGATCGCGCCTTCTCCGACAGCGACGCCATGATTGAGGGCGCTCAGGTCTACGCCTCCGCTGGCCAGCATGGCGCTTCCCTGTGGGAAGCGTTGAATGTCGACGTCACCGTTGAGCGCCTGGATCACCACACTTTCTACCAGCTCACTGGCACTATGCCCCGCCACTGGCACGTGGGCATGCTGGTCTCGGATAGCGAAAACGGGGCAGAGTTCGAAGCAATCGTTCGTGAACTGGGGCCCTCTTCGGCGCGCCTTCAGTTGCTGACGAACTATCGCCACCACGCGGGCGTTTGGGGCGTTCACGCCCACGACAGTCGGCAAAACTTCACCTTAAACCTGCTCATGGATCCCGATATTGATCTGGTCACCATTGCGGGTAATGCCGGTACGGGTAAGACCTTTATGACCCTGGCTGCCGCTTTTCAGCAGACCCTGGATGCCAAGCTATTTGAGCGTATTGTGTTTACCCGCGCGCCGATCCCCATGGGGGAAGACATTGGCTTTCTACCCGGCACCGAGGAGGAGAAGATGTCACCGTGGATGGGTGCCTTCCACGACAATATGGATAACCTGCTGCGCAACGAGGAGGGAGAAACCAGCTGGGATAATGGCGCTACGCGACAGCTGATTGGCTCACGGGTACAGATCCGCTCACCAAGTTTTATGCGTGGTCGCACCCTGAATGACACCTTTTTAATCATTGATGAGGCGCAAAACTTCACCCCCAAACAGCTTAAATCGCTGGTGACACGGGCGGGGCGTAACACCAAGATTGTCTGTCTGGGCAACGTCGGGCAGATTGATACACCCTATCTAACGGCCAACACCTGCGGTATGGCCGCAGTAGTTGAGCGCTTCCGTGATTGGCCCCACGCTGGGCATATCACACTGAAAAGCGTTGAACGCTCACGCTTGGCTCTGGCGGCGGAAGAGCTGCTTTAA
- a CDS encoding sugar-binding transcriptional regulator, producing MNGQDAADIDLMTEISTLYYVQGETQEAIANRLGHSRVRIGRLLKRAQAEGIVDVRVRLHPAVSVEIEQELKRRFGLKRALIALDNADPDVQRSSVASLVADHLSRSLTDGQIVAVGMGRNVAAVADNVFLAESLKVSFVCAIGGSLRAGEHMNPDHICRRLASRFGGDSETLYAPALVQNGELRDALYENSTVRQTLDRARRADTALIGVGDVSEDSNMVRMGWFSAQEIAEARLSGTVGDMMGYDFIDIHGKPSATQMQGRVVGLNIQDLTRIPDVIAIASENTKAVGILGALRTGVIDTLATSVTNAHTILRLDEATQGEARA from the coding sequence ATGAATGGTCAAGACGCTGCAGATATAGACTTAATGACAGAGATTTCAACGCTCTACTATGTGCAGGGGGAAACGCAGGAAGCGATCGCCAATAGGCTCGGCCACTCGCGTGTGCGAATAGGGCGGCTGCTCAAGCGTGCTCAGGCAGAAGGAATTGTCGATGTTCGCGTGCGCCTGCATCCCGCCGTGAGTGTTGAGATCGAGCAGGAGCTCAAACGGCGCTTTGGCCTGAAGCGAGCATTGATCGCTCTGGATAATGCCGATCCGGATGTACAGCGCTCGTCGGTTGCGAGTCTGGTCGCCGACCATTTGTCGCGTAGCTTGACCGATGGCCAGATTGTGGCCGTTGGGATGGGGCGTAACGTCGCCGCGGTGGCGGATAACGTTTTCCTGGCGGAGTCTTTAAAAGTTTCATTTGTGTGCGCAATCGGTGGCTCGCTGCGCGCAGGTGAGCATATGAATCCCGACCATATTTGTCGACGTTTGGCGAGTAGGTTTGGCGGTGACAGTGAGACGCTGTATGCCCCTGCGCTGGTGCAGAATGGGGAGCTTAGGGATGCGTTGTATGAAAACTCCACCGTGCGCCAGACGCTAGACCGGGCTCGACGCGCGGATACTGCTTTGATTGGTGTAGGCGATGTCAGTGAAGACAGTAATATGGTGCGCATGGGGTGGTTTTCGGCCCAGGAGATTGCTGAAGCACGGCTCTCTGGAACCGTGGGCGATATGATGGGTTATGACTTTATCGATATCCATGGGAAGCCTTCTGCCACGCAGATGCAGGGGCGTGTGGTGGGGCTCAATATCCAGGATCTCACGCGTATTCCCGACGTTATCGCTATCGCCAGTGAGAATACTAAAGCGGTCGGCATACTCGGTGCTCTGCGTACTGGGGTCATTGATACATTGGCCACTAGCGTCACTAACGCACACACTATTCTGCGTCTTGATGAGGCGACTCAAGGAGAGGCGCGCGCTTAA
- a CDS encoding LysR family transcriptional regulator, which produces MRAEQVQAFIDVTEHGSFAAAARHTGLKRSTLSAAVNALEDSLGVALFERSGNSLMLTAVGDSVLPDCYRLLTSASRIKKHCHQHLQGVESQLGIARDDALPEVFWRQVMHDLKQQFPLTAISVYLVPPQEHTQFVQRQTVDIAFGLYTAEGIDASAANLAPVNMRLVAAPHHPLSRLPSVNRDDLAQYTQVCFTHVQDDKLISEALFSGNYLGLTMFEVIRDAVINATGWALLPYPLVKGALEAGTLCTLNHDLALDSHYYRYVESDNCGVVATALLNKVTHFLATLN; this is translated from the coding sequence ATGCGCGCTGAACAGGTACAGGCTTTTATTGATGTCACCGAGCACGGTTCCTTTGCTGCCGCTGCACGGCACACCGGCTTAAAACGGAGCACACTGAGTGCCGCCGTCAATGCGCTGGAAGATAGCCTGGGTGTGGCGCTATTTGAGCGTTCGGGCAATAGCCTAATGCTGACCGCCGTGGGCGACAGCGTGCTTCCCGACTGCTATCGGCTGCTGACTAGCGCCAGTCGGATCAAAAAACACTGCCACCAGCACTTGCAGGGCGTTGAAAGCCAGCTCGGCATCGCCCGGGATGACGCCCTGCCCGAGGTGTTTTGGCGCCAGGTGATGCATGATTTAAAACAGCAATTTCCGCTAACCGCGATTTCGGTATACCTGGTGCCGCCCCAGGAACATACCCAGTTTGTGCAGCGCCAAACGGTGGATATTGCCTTTGGGCTGTATACCGCCGAAGGCATTGATGCCAGCGCAGCCAACCTGGCTCCCGTCAACATGCGTTTAGTGGCAGCGCCCCACCACCCACTAAGCCGCCTCCCCAGCGTTAACCGCGACGACTTGGCCCAGTACACTCAAGTGTGTTTTACCCACGTGCAGGATGACAAGCTGATCAGCGAAGCGCTGTTTTCAGGTAACTATCTTGGCCTCACCATGTTTGAGGTGATTCGCGATGCCGTCATCAACGCGACCGGCTGGGCGCTGCTGCCTTACCCTTTAGTCAAAGGCGCCTTGGAAGCGGGCACGCTCTGCACGCTAAATCACGATCTAGCGCTAGACAGCCACTATTACCGTTATGTGGAGAGTGATAACTGCGGCGTGGTCGCCACTGCACTGTTAAATAAAGTGACGCATTTTTTGGCTACGCTCAATTAA
- a CDS encoding DUF3008 family protein gives MPATSKAQQKAAGAALSAKRGETKPSELYGSSKEMYDSMSEEELEDFASTKRKGKPEKKQD, from the coding sequence ATGCCAGCAACCTCTAAAGCGCAACAGAAAGCAGCGGGCGCGGCACTCTCTGCTAAGCGCGGAGAAACCAAGCCCAGTGAACTTTATGGTTCGTCTAAAGAGATGTATGACTCCATGAGCGAGGAGGAGCTAGAAGACTTCGCGAGCACAAAGCGCAAAGGCAAGCCGGAAAAGAAACAGGATTGA
- a CDS encoding dihydroxyacetone kinase family protein: MTRLFNDPSDFPEEARLGLVAAHRDKLMAVPGGVVRSTRSQPDSVAVVVGGGSGHYPTFAGLVGQGLAHGAVMGNLFCSPSAQQVYSVAKAANNGGGVLLSFGNYAGDVLHFGEARERLIADGIPCEIVLVTDDVASAPLAEMDKRRGIAGDLTVFKAAAAAAEKGLSLEEVVQVAKEANRCTRSFGVAFEGCTLPGAADSLFHVPEGRMAIGLGIHGEPGISETDIPSADGLAEILVTRLLEEVPEGINLKGARVAPILNGLGTVKYEELFVIYRKVDELLQEAGVIIVEPDVGELVTSLDMAGVSLTLFWLDKGMEPLWTAAADAPGYRKGSVTPAQALDPAEVELVTQDEIPEASDASRALARGVVEALEVLANTVNENCEMLGQIDAVAGDGDHGIGMQRGSRAALEAAKEALDGGAGAETVLQWAGQRWSDKAGGTSGAIWRVILKAMGESLGNEQPLSGRRLAAGVVKARQQVMAFGKAELGDKTLVDVLVPFADALSWEAEQGQGALVCWESSARIASEAAEATRQLIPRVGRARPLAEKSVGTPDAGSVSLALIIQALIPVLKKCQAN; the protein is encoded by the coding sequence ATGACACGCCTATTTAATGATCCAAGTGATTTCCCTGAAGAAGCTCGTTTAGGTTTGGTAGCTGCTCATCGCGATAAGCTGATGGCTGTACCGGGAGGCGTCGTACGCAGTACGCGCAGCCAGCCAGATAGTGTTGCGGTCGTGGTTGGCGGTGGTAGTGGCCATTACCCCACCTTTGCGGGATTGGTTGGGCAAGGGTTGGCCCATGGAGCGGTCATGGGAAATCTGTTTTGCTCGCCTTCTGCACAGCAAGTTTATTCCGTCGCCAAAGCCGCCAACAACGGCGGTGGTGTGCTGCTCTCATTTGGAAATTATGCGGGGGACGTGCTGCATTTTGGCGAGGCGCGAGAGCGTTTGATCGCGGACGGTATTCCCTGTGAAATCGTGCTGGTCACTGATGATGTCGCCAGTGCGCCCTTGGCGGAGATGGATAAGCGCCGTGGCATCGCCGGTGATCTAACCGTTTTCAAGGCCGCCGCCGCTGCAGCAGAAAAGGGATTATCACTGGAAGAAGTGGTTCAAGTGGCGAAGGAGGCAAATCGCTGCACGCGCTCTTTTGGAGTGGCGTTTGAGGGATGCACGTTACCGGGTGCGGCCGATTCGCTCTTTCATGTGCCCGAAGGCAGGATGGCCATAGGCCTGGGGATTCACGGTGAGCCGGGTATTAGTGAGACGGATATCCCTTCCGCAGACGGCTTGGCAGAGATCCTCGTTACCCGATTATTGGAAGAAGTACCAGAAGGTATCAATCTTAAAGGAGCGCGGGTGGCGCCGATACTCAATGGCTTGGGTACCGTTAAGTATGAAGAGCTGTTCGTTATTTATCGTAAGGTTGACGAGCTGCTGCAGGAGGCTGGTGTGATCATCGTCGAGCCGGATGTGGGCGAGCTAGTGACCAGTCTTGATATGGCCGGGGTTTCGCTGACGCTGTTCTGGCTTGATAAAGGCATGGAGCCGCTGTGGACCGCCGCTGCGGATGCGCCGGGCTATCGAAAAGGCAGCGTGACGCCAGCGCAGGCGCTGGATCCTGCCGAGGTAGAGTTGGTTACGCAAGATGAGATTCCCGAGGCGAGCGATGCCTCGCGAGCATTAGCCAGGGGCGTCGTTGAGGCGCTCGAAGTGCTCGCCAATACGGTCAATGAAAACTGCGAGATGCTGGGCCAGATTGATGCGGTTGCTGGGGATGGTGATCACGGTATTGGTATGCAGCGAGGCAGCAGGGCTGCGCTTGAGGCGGCTAAAGAGGCGCTTGACGGCGGGGCGGGCGCGGAGACGGTGCTGCAGTGGGCTGGGCAGCGCTGGTCGGATAAAGCGGGTGGCACCTCTGGTGCTATCTGGCGGGTGATCTTAAAAGCGATGGGCGAGTCGCTTGGCAATGAGCAGCCGCTCTCAGGGCGGCGTCTTGCCGCTGGAGTGGTCAAGGCCCGCCAACAAGTGATGGCATTCGGCAAGGCTGAGTTGGGTGATAAAACCCTTGTCGATGTGCTGGTGCCTTTTGCCGATGCCTTGTCTTGGGAGGCTGAGCAAGGCCAGGGTGCTTTGGTTTGCTGGGAATCTTCTGCACGCATAGCGAGTGAGGCGGCTGAGGCTACCAGGCAGCTAATTCCCCGTGTTGGTCGCGCGCGCCCATTAGCCGAAAAAAGCGTGGGTACGCCTGATGCCGGCTCAGTTTCATTGGCACTGATTATTCAGGCGCTGATTCCTGTGTTGAAAAAGTGTCAAGCAAACTGA
- the ybaK gene encoding Cys-tRNA(Pro) deacylase, with the protein MTPAINSAKHAGIAFQIHEYDHDVTAHSYGLEAAEKLGVAVEQVFKTLVVKLDGKQLAVGIVPVNGQLGLKQIAKAAGAKKATMAEPSEVERTTGYVLGGVSPLGQKKRLATFIDHSAEHFASIYVSAGRRGLEIELAPGDLAKLSQAIFVPLAS; encoded by the coding sequence ATGACACCGGCTATCAATAGCGCGAAACACGCAGGCATTGCCTTTCAAATCCATGAGTACGATCACGACGTCACTGCACACTCCTATGGATTGGAGGCGGCTGAAAAACTAGGCGTTGCGGTGGAGCAGGTATTTAAAACTCTAGTAGTGAAGCTGGATGGCAAACAGCTGGCGGTAGGCATTGTGCCGGTCAATGGCCAGCTGGGGTTAAAGCAGATCGCCAAAGCTGCCGGCGCAAAGAAAGCCACTATGGCGGAGCCGTCGGAAGTAGAGCGCACCACCGGCTATGTGCTAGGAGGGGTTAGCCCTTTAGGGCAGAAAAAGCGCTTGGCCACCTTTATTGATCACTCTGCCGAACATTTTGCCAGTATCTATGTGAGTGCCGGGCGACGCGGGCTTGAAATCGAGCTGGCGCCTGGGGACTTAGCCAAGCTAAGTCAGGCCATCTTTGTGCCCCTTGCAAGCTGA
- a CDS encoding MDR/zinc-dependent alcohol dehydrogenase-like family protein — protein MHNADNNNPTELPLTMQAVVAYAPGDYRLEEVDVPKAGEGEVLIKVEACGICAGDLKAYEGAPSFWGDETQPAYIKAPMIPGHEFIGHVMAMGEGVQSFEIGDRVISEQIVPCWECRFCHRGQYWMCEKHDVYGFQHNVNGGMAEYMVFPKEAINHKLPDEIPMEKAVLIEPYACSLHAVKRAQIELGDVVVLSGAGTLGLGMIGAIKKSGPSKLVVLDLNNKRLELAKQFGADIVLNPADVDVVDYVKSITEGYGCDIYIEATGAVKSVEQGLYMIRKLGRFVEFSVFKEPVTVDWSIISDRKELDILGAHLGPYCYPLVIEGIGNGDFPTDHVVTHKLPLTKFHEGLDLMRNDPDALKVVLIPDGK, from the coding sequence ATGCATAATGCTGATAACAACAATCCCACCGAACTACCACTGACCATGCAAGCCGTCGTCGCCTACGCGCCTGGTGATTATCGCCTTGAAGAGGTGGACGTGCCGAAGGCGGGAGAGGGTGAAGTACTGATTAAGGTCGAAGCGTGCGGCATCTGTGCTGGCGATCTCAAAGCCTATGAAGGCGCCCCCAGCTTTTGGGGAGACGAAACCCAGCCTGCCTATATCAAAGCGCCGATGATTCCAGGTCATGAGTTTATTGGTCATGTGATGGCAATGGGGGAGGGTGTACAGAGTTTCGAAATCGGTGATCGCGTTATTTCTGAGCAAATTGTGCCTTGCTGGGAGTGCCGATTCTGTCACCGTGGTCAGTACTGGATGTGTGAAAAGCACGATGTCTATGGGTTTCAACATAACGTGAATGGCGGTATGGCCGAATATATGGTCTTTCCCAAAGAAGCCATTAATCACAAGTTGCCCGATGAGATTCCAATGGAGAAGGCGGTTCTTATTGAACCCTATGCGTGTTCGTTACACGCCGTTAAGCGTGCGCAGATTGAGCTGGGTGATGTGGTTGTACTCTCCGGTGCTGGAACCCTGGGGCTGGGGATGATTGGCGCAATCAAAAAGTCCGGGCCTTCCAAACTGGTCGTGCTGGATCTCAACAATAAGCGCTTAGAACTTGCCAAACAGTTTGGTGCCGACATTGTCCTGAATCCTGCTGATGTCGATGTTGTTGACTACGTGAAAAGTATTACCGAAGGCTATGGCTGCGATATCTATATTGAGGCCACCGGTGCCGTTAAGTCGGTTGAGCAAGGTCTTTATATGATTCGTAAACTTGGCCGTTTCGTCGAGTTTAGCGTATTCAAAGAGCCTGTGACGGTTGATTGGAGCATTATTAGCGATCGTAAAGAGCTCGATATTCTGGGGGCGCATCTAGGCCCCTATTGCTACCCGCTTGTGATCGAAGGCATCGGTAATGGTGATTTTCCAACGGATCACGTAGTGACGCATAAGCTGCCGTTAACAAAGTTCCATGAAGGGCTAGATTTAATGCGCAATGATCCTGATGCGTTGAAGGTTGTGCTTATACCTGACGGGAAATAG
- a CDS encoding RpiB/LacA/LacB family sugar-phosphate isomerase: MSSAMSSLRVAIGGDEAAYDLKEILIGYIRELGYEVEDFGTFNAQPVLYPDVAFEVATAIKEGRFDRAVLVCGTGIGVAISANKVPGIRAAQAHDTYSAAKARTSNNAQIVTLGSRVIGPELAKSIVATFLDSHFSGGNSELKIAKIDEYESRLNTP, from the coding sequence ATGTCTAGTGCGATGTCTTCTCTCAGAGTCGCCATTGGCGGTGATGAGGCCGCTTACGACTTGAAAGAGATTCTTATTGGTTATATCCGAGAGTTAGGCTACGAGGTTGAAGATTTTGGCACTTTTAATGCCCAGCCGGTGCTGTACCCCGATGTTGCCTTTGAGGTGGCGACGGCGATTAAGGAGGGGCGCTTCGATCGTGCAGTACTGGTATGTGGCACGGGAATCGGAGTGGCTATTTCTGCCAATAAGGTGCCCGGTATCCGCGCTGCGCAGGCACACGATACTTACTCAGCAGCAAAGGCGCGCACCAGTAATAATGCACAGATTGTCACGCTGGGATCCAGAGTGATTGGGCCGGAGTTGGCTAAATCAATAGTGGCAACCTTTTTGGATAGCCACTTTTCGGGTGGAAATTCCGAATTAAAAATAGCAAAGATTGACGAATATGAGTCTCGCTTGAATACTCCGTAA
- the dbpA gene encoding ATP-dependent RNA helicase DbpA has translation MATSLWPKQGNTVSDSSFSSLALPNVLLSNLASLGYHEMSPVQAESLPPMLAGRDVLAQAKTGSGKTAAFGLALLAKLKVESFAVQGLVLCPTRELADQVAEELRRLARGMANVKILTLCGGAPFGPQLGSLEHGAHIVVGTPGRIDEHLRKGSLTLESLTTLVLDEADRMLDMGFQATIDDIIAETPADRQTLLFSATFPDEQSSGGLTAMTRGIMREPVMVKIAEVHDATTIQQHFYSVADEETRFDALRQLLLVYRPATSVVFCNTKRETQAVAEQLTDAGFSAVALNGDLEQKDRDRILILFSNQSTSILVATDVAARGLDIAQLDAVFNYQIARELDVHVHRVGRTGRAGASGIACTLVTPKESYRLERLEGLLEQAIKTEPLPKPQYSVPFEPLMATLQLAGGKKDKLRPGDILGALTSEGGLRGDQVGKIKVLARSAYVAVERDVIQQAQAKLERDKLKGRAFRVRRIRY, from the coding sequence ATGGCCACCTCGCTGTGGCCCAAGCAAGGTAATACCGTGTCTGACTCCTCTTTCTCCTCGTTAGCGTTGCCAAACGTTCTGCTAAGCAACCTTGCGTCCCTTGGCTACCACGAAATGTCGCCGGTGCAGGCGGAGAGCCTGCCGCCCATGCTGGCCGGGCGCGATGTATTGGCCCAGGCGAAAACCGGCTCAGGGAAAACGGCGGCGTTTGGTTTGGCCCTGCTGGCTAAATTGAAAGTAGAGAGCTTCGCGGTGCAAGGCTTGGTGTTGTGCCCCACAAGGGAGCTGGCCGATCAGGTGGCAGAAGAACTGCGCCGGTTAGCTCGTGGCATGGCCAACGTAAAAATACTCACCCTCTGCGGCGGCGCGCCCTTTGGCCCTCAGCTCGGTTCTTTAGAGCACGGCGCGCACATTGTGGTGGGCACACCGGGGCGTATAGACGAGCATTTGCGCAAAGGCTCGCTCACCCTGGAGTCCCTCACGACGCTGGTGCTGGACGAAGCGGATCGGATGCTGGATATGGGCTTCCAGGCGACCATTGATGACATTATTGCTGAGACCCCAGCCGACCGCCAAACGCTGCTGTTCAGCGCGACTTTCCCAGACGAGCAGTCATCGGGCGGCCTAACGGCGATGACCCGCGGCATTATGCGTGAACCGGTGATGGTCAAAATCGCCGAGGTACACGACGCCACTACGATCCAGCAGCATTTTTATAGTGTCGCTGATGAAGAGACGCGATTCGACGCCCTGCGCCAACTGTTACTGGTCTATCGGCCCGCGACCAGCGTGGTATTCTGTAACACTAAACGCGAAACCCAGGCAGTGGCTGAGCAACTGACCGATGCAGGGTTTAGTGCCGTGGCGTTAAACGGTGATTTAGAGCAGAAAGACCGCGATCGCATACTTATTCTGTTCTCTAACCAGAGTACCTCTATTTTGGTGGCCACCGACGTTGCCGCCCGTGGCCTGGATATTGCCCAACTGGACGCCGTGTTTAACTACCAAATTGCCCGCGAGCTTGATGTTCATGTGCACCGGGTCGGTCGCACCGGGCGTGCCGGGGCCAGTGGCATTGCCTGCACGTTGGTAACCCCTAAAGAGAGTTACCGGCTGGAGCGGCTGGAAGGGTTGCTGGAGCAGGCGATTAAAACCGAGCCCCTGCCGAAACCCCAGTACTCGGTACCGTTCGAGCCGCTAATGGCGACGCTGCAGTTAGCTGGTGGTAAGAAAGATAAGCTGCGCCCCGGTGATATTCTGGGAGCGCTAACCAGTGAAGGTGGGCTGCGCGGCGATCAAGTGGGTAAAATCAAAGTGCTCGCCCGCAGTGCCTATGTGGCCGTTGAGCGAGACGTGATTCAACAAGCTCAGGCCAAACTCGAGCGTGATAAATTAAAAGGGCGTGCTTTCCGTGTTCGCCGTATCCGTTACTGA
- a CDS encoding cation diffusion facilitator family transporter: protein MTPFIAERRALRFSAISASLFAFTGLALGLTSGSITILFDSGYSLLSLVLASLSLFALKQARKPADDHYPFGRLTVEPLAVLLKGVVIAMVCIVSLVSALWSLLDGGRLVTLDLALMFGVVNVTGCLLTWWWLARYARVARSSLLAAELRQWQMDTWLSAAVMLGFGLTWLLTQSPWASYARFADPVMVLIIAGYFLPMPIRMVKGALRELMFGGSCSSVRRDVVEDVADFDVSADDVRLAQVGSFLMVDIQLDKQQFDDAQEIVDSVEKRCKRLNLRPVTSLTLVTG, encoded by the coding sequence GTGACCCCCTTTATTGCCGAGCGCCGTGCGCTAAGATTTTCAGCCATTTCTGCTAGCCTGTTTGCGTTTACCGGGCTGGCGCTAGGGTTGACCAGTGGTTCTATAACGATTCTTTTTGATAGCGGTTACTCGCTGTTAAGCCTTGTGCTGGCGTCGCTATCGTTATTTGCACTAAAGCAGGCGCGTAAACCTGCAGACGATCACTACCCCTTTGGGCGGCTGACGGTAGAGCCACTTGCAGTGCTGCTCAAAGGTGTGGTGATCGCTATGGTCTGTATCGTTTCGCTGGTTTCGGCGTTATGGAGCCTGCTTGACGGCGGGCGGCTGGTCACGCTGGATTTGGCGCTGATGTTTGGTGTGGTCAACGTCACGGGCTGTTTATTAACCTGGTGGTGGCTGGCGCGCTACGCCCGGGTGGCGCGCTCTTCGCTGTTGGCCGCCGAGCTACGTCAGTGGCAGATGGATACCTGGCTGAGTGCCGCCGTTATGCTGGGGTTTGGGCTGACCTGGCTGTTAACCCAGTCGCCCTGGGCCAGCTACGCACGCTTTGCCGACCCGGTGATGGTACTGATTATTGCGGGTTACTTCCTACCCATGCCTATCCGTATGGTGAAGGGGGCGCTGCGTGAGCTGATGTTTGGTGGCTCATGCAGCAGCGTGCGGCGCGATGTGGTGGAGGATGTCGCTGACTTTGATGTCAGCGCCGACGATGTGCGCCTGGCCCAGGTGGGCAGCTTTTTAATGGTCGATATTCAGCTCGATAAGCAGCAATTCGACGACGCCCAAGAGATTGTGGATAGCGTAGAAAAGCGCTGTAAACGGCTAAACCTGCGCCCGGTTACCAGTCTTACCTTAGTCACTGGCTGA